In Posidoniimonas polymericola, a single genomic region encodes these proteins:
- a CDS encoding IS66 family transposase: MLPRSPIAKAITYAQNQWTALTTFTTRGYLNIDNNASERALKRVAIGRKNWLFAGNDAAAENHARLWSLIASCERHQVDPQRYLTSVLAKIGQTPREDLEQFLPDVWKAEDAAEPNHPSTETSPLASSTRST, translated from the coding sequence GTGCTGCCTCGCAGCCCAATCGCCAAGGCGATCACCTACGCCCAGAACCAGTGGACCGCGCTCACGACTTTCACCACGCGGGGCTACCTCAACATCGATAACAACGCCAGCGAGCGGGCCCTCAAGCGGGTGGCCATCGGCCGCAAGAACTGGCTCTTCGCCGGAAACGATGCGGCCGCCGAGAACCACGCCAGGCTGTGGTCGCTGATCGCCAGTTGCGAACGACACCAGGTCGATCCCCAACGCTACCTCACCAGCGTGCTAGCGAAGATCGGGCAGACGCCGCGTGAAGACCTTGAGCAGTTCCTGCCGGATGTGTGGAAGGCCGAGGACGCGGCGGAGCCCAATCATCCAAGCACAGAGACTTCACCGCTGGCGTCATCAACACGAAGCACGTAA